A genomic stretch from Oncorhynchus tshawytscha isolate Ot180627B linkage group LG07, Otsh_v2.0, whole genome shotgun sequence includes:
- the zgc:109913 gene encoding regulator of G-protein signaling 9-binding protein, producing the protein MNRWRRSVDEIQARKRQVTECERALEALCKVTACFQQMAISIGSNSDGSFLREEMDETRALAHRICTGLHRRLVPLLTERSTEPGQEDRLQVQRLWVLFLTGLENLQQDLHKASDLIDRFPLKQRNDRRTLVNTGATDGVTGVSARAASVQTPWLAVEVEQNPDLKTHITQIDVLVKEMLQKVSIPFWAVEATQEAWVEATQSQDAAHDQDETLEEMMVVSQDDQMSGCCQPLNCKLWCMFCLST; encoded by the exons ATGAATCGGTGGCGGAGATCAGTGGATGAGATTCAGGCCAGGAAACGGCAGGTCACAGAGTGTGAGCGTGCCCTGGAAGCCCTGTGCAAGGTGACTGCCTGTTTCCAACAGATGGCCATCTCTATCGGAAGTAACTCAGATGGCAGCTTTCTGAGAGAGGAGATGGACGAGACCAGAGCACTGGCTCATAGAATCTGCACAG GGTTGCACAGACGCCTGGTCCCTCTATTGACAGAGAGGTCAACTGAACCTGGACAAGAGGATCGATTACAGGTGCAGAGACTGTGGGTTCTTTTCCTCACTGGGCTAGAGAACCTCCAACAGGACTTGCACAAAGCCAGTGACTTAATAGACCGCTTCCCTTTGAAACAGAGAAATGACCGCCGGACCCTGGTGAACACAGGAGCTACAGATGGGGTCACTGGGGTGTCTGCCCGAGCAGCTTCAGTCCAAACCCCGTGGCTAGCAGTAGAGGTGGAGCAAAACCCTGACCTAAAGACGCACATCACCCAGATTGACGTCCTGGTCAAGGAGATGCTCCAGAAAGTCAGCATTCCTTTCTGGGCAGTGGAGGCTACCCAAGAGGCCTGGGTGGAAGCCACTCAGTCTCAGGACGCTGCACACGATCAAGATGAGACTCTAGAAGAGATGATGGTGGTGTCCCAAGATGACCAGATGTCTGGGTGTTGTCAACCTCTAAACTGTAAGTTATGGTGTATGTTTTGTCTATCGACCTGA
- the LOC112255034 gene encoding E3 ubiquitin-protein ligase RNF182 produces the protein MSQKLEKLTLETDQPLVYTVEELECKICYNRYDTRTRKPKVLGCLHRVCAKCLKKIVENSSPSIVSCPFCRHETHVSDDDIWLLQDDSNILAILTYQDRARKSGGSITPSGEVLLTPGSLSGSGGGEGGCGGSGGGCVTTGEQSHSSSDCLVITIMEVPGESQSSDSMSMLNMVRLYRPASLASLPCHLPAQKCGAWTSRTFPSFLIGVLCLVYFSSLPLGIYLLMIQQLTLGIILVSLVPSTLVLCVFYGFCQCLCHEIMQSIAT, from the coding sequence atgAGCCAGAAGTTGGAGAAGTTGACCTTGGAGACAGACCAGCCTCTGGTCTACACCGTGGAGGAGCTGGAGTGTAAGATTTGCTACAACCGTTATGACACGCGTACCCGCAAGCCCAAGGTGTTGGGCTGCCTCCACCGCGTCTGCGCCAAATGCCTGAAGAAGATCGTGGAGAACTCGTCCCCCAGCATCGTCAGCTGCCCCTTCTGCCGCCACGAGACGCACGTGTCTGACGATGACATCTGGCTGCTGCAGGACGACAGCAACATCCTGGCCATCCTCACCTACCAGGACCGCGCCAGGAAGAGTGGCGGTTCCATCACCCCGAGTGGGGAGGTGCTGCTCACTCCGGGCAGCCTGAGCgggagtggaggtggagagggtggCTGTGGTGGTTCTGGGGGCGGCTGCGTCACAACCGGTGAGCAGTCACACAGCTCCTCCGACTGCCTGGTCATTACCATCATGGAGGTGCCGGGCGAGTCGCAGTCATCAGACTCCATGAGCATGCTCAATATGGTGCGCCTGTACCGGCCCGCCAGCCTGGCCTCGCTGCCCTGCCACCTGCCTGCGCAGAAGTGCGGCGCATGGACCTCTCGCACCTTCCCCAGCTTCCTAATCGGCGTCCTGTGTCTAGTCTACTTCTCATCGCTGCCGCTGGGCATCTACCTGCTGATGATCCAGCAGCTCACCCTGGGAATCATCCTGGTCAGCCTGGTGCCCTCCACCCTGGTTCTGTGTGTCTTCTACGGCTTCTGTCAATGCCTGTGCCATGAGATCATGCAGTCCATAGCCACATAG